From Musa acuminata AAA Group cultivar baxijiao chromosome BXJ3-8, Cavendish_Baxijiao_AAA, whole genome shotgun sequence, one genomic window encodes:
- the LOC103994056 gene encoding uncharacterized protein LOC103994056, with amino-acid sequence MPQSSRPRRREEPHPSGAEFGRHPVPVSAARAEGQFHFRRQPNPRDAICSACNNGLSAEENSFALEIRQTSSKKASGMPIKELIDNEVSKEKEIRHPLPSLIARLMGLDTLPSSVRPQRSVDSCCRTTMPREGNHVHPEDWSQWRSSGEGPEFKDVFEVMEASKNREQQSHSDSRGMLRCQGNGADTDLVRQKVMDMKSLSNNEVLQNSKEFNDAFDSSKDLLIGKHRPNVNCAPSSPHRSKITILKPSKGTKHWSNEVWCNSSKIERNHDWCSHMQQEVTGSFKMYPFCLNECSIGEISGSLSQHSSASRDAGRSETHVDPAHIVILKPSLEKAQKMAEASSFAHEDFLFSSKRGTGIAASRIQVLQYEGRDEHLSHHTQVSNHKVKGSREIATENTRKTRHSISSCTKKNLTSKMNPYPGTEDSFMTPGESKLSHSEAVCQNPDPFGEWSNSFSPSYLYSTEYSSREAHNRLSERWKTTHQFQKMGLIARGSSTLGEMCVQFDRDTPKVTVDMINTKNFSYEKLTSNDALKSKGCHWVHGADARRDGSSRFLPKTLPHPVSYNLQLSDRERDGGSCTNMIKDVPDMGASVSSVVKFSKPEVPLMKSPKHQYHNSKLAHSVGEETMLIKHDIHVNSEGLWKKIHVKSFLDKTVLHPAPTDDAITERNQLAKGASIPIDTPWHLTTQMVPKLSAFQVPSENEGLFGHIQNVVIEEKSSDQPQEKLLLCESDMAKPHPVGSEELDQPSPSFVLETPSEDGTYSSGCFERLSADLKELRVQLQCLKLESVATSAESDEDCAGDNHVLLPSMEVHREFSDVDDRDFTYLLDVLIESGVRGTDDNRFSDAFYSRGHPVNQSVFDKLEKKYDGVASWPRSERKLLFDLINCTLAGLITPYMDVHLWMTSLTSKICVPAWDREGLVEAVWQMVVKQRKELHCNQENMLLESGWFGLEYGIDLVGMEMEGMLNADLLEELICEFVLV; translated from the exons ATGCCCCAGAGCAGCAGACCCCGCCGCCGGGAGGAGCCCCACCCATCTGGGGCCGAGTTCGGCCGCCACCCGGTCCCGGTGAGCGCAGCTCGAGCTGAAG GGCAGTTTCATTTCAGAAGACAGCCAAATCCAAGGGATGCAATTTGTTCTGCTTGTAACAATGGCCTTTCTGcagaagaaaattct TTTGCTCTTGAGATCAGGCAAACTTCATCCAAGAAAGCCAGTGGGATGCCAATAAAAGAACTAATAGATAATGAGgtgtcaaaagaaaaggaaattagGCATCCCTTGCCAAGTTTAATTGCAAGACTGATGGGTCTTGATACCCTCCCCTCTTCTGTCAGACCGCAGAGAAGTGTTGATAGTTGTTGCAGGACAACAATGCCTAGGGAGGGGAATCATGTACATCCTGAGGACTGGTCACAATGGCGAAGCTCTGGTGAAGGTCCAGAGTTCAAAGATGTTTTTGAAGTAATGGAAGCATCCAAGAATAGAGAGCAACAAAGCCACTCTGATAGCAGGGGGATGCTTAGATGTCAAGGAAATGGAGCTGACACGGATCTTGTAAGGCAGAAAGTCATGGATATGAAGAGTCTATCAAACAATGAAGTGCTGCAAAACTCTAAAGAATTTAATGATGCATTTGATTCAAGCAAGGATCTTCTCATTGGAAAGCATCGTCCAAATGTGAACTGTGCACCATCATCACCTCATCGAAGCAAGATCACAATCTTAAAACCATCTAAAGGTACTAAGCATTGGAGCAATGAAGTTTGGTGTAACTCATCCAAAATAGAAAGAAATCATGATTGGTGCTCTCATATGCAGCAAGAAGTCACAGGCTCTTTTAAGATGTATCCATTCTGCCTTAACGAATGCTCTATTGGTGAAATCAGTGGTTCCCTTTCACAACATTCATCGGCATCACGAGATGCAGGCAGATCTGAGACTCATGTTGATCCTGCTCACATTGTTATCTTAAAACCAAGCCTTGAGAAAGCTCAAAAGATGGCAGAGGCTAGTTCTTTTGCCCATGAGGACTTCCTGTTTAGTTCCAAAAGGGGCACTGGAATTGCAGCGTCTAGAATTCAGGTGCTTCAGTATGAAGGAAGAGATGAACATTTGTCTCATCACACACAGGTATCGAACCACAAAGTAAAGGGTTCAAGAGAAATTGCTACAGAGAATACAAGAAAGACGAGGCACTCCATAAGTAGCTGCACCAAAAAGAActtgacttcaaaaatgaatccaTATCCTGGGACTGAAGACTCATTTATGACTCCAGGCGAGTCTAAACTCAGCCACTCAGAGGCAGTCTGTCAGAACCCTGACCCTTTTGGTGAGTGGAGTAACAGCTTCAGTCCATCATATTTGTATTCAACTGAATATTCAAGCAGAGAAGCTCACAATCGTCTGTCTGAAAGATGGAAAACAACCCACCAGTTTCAGAAAATGGGACTTATTGCTCGAGGCTCAAGCACACTGGGTGAAATGTGTGTACAATTTGATAGAGATACACCAAAGGTTACCGTGGACATGATAAATACTAAgaatttttcatatgaaaagcTCACTAGCAATGACGCACTCAAAAGCAAGGGATGTCATTGGGTTCATGGTGCTGATGCCCGGAGAGATGGGAGCTCCAGATTCTTGCCAAAGACTCTGCCACATCCAGTTTCGTATAACCTACAACTTAGTGACAGGGAACGTGATGGTGGGAGTTGTACCAATATGATCAAAGATGTACCAGATATGGGAGCCTCTGTTTCTTCAGTTGTGAAATTTAGTAAGCCAGAAGTGCCACTAATGAAAAGCCCTAAGCATCAATATCACAATTCTAAACTAGCTCATTCTGTTGGTGAGGAAACCATGCTAATTAAACATGATATCCATGTGAATTCAGAAGGGTTGTGGAAGAAAATTCATGTGAAAAGTTTCTTAGACAAGACGGTGTTACATCCTGCACCTACTGATGATGCCATCACTGAGAGAAATCAGCTAGCAAAAGGTGCATCAATTCCCATAGACACACCATGGCATTTGACCACTCAAATGGTGCCTAAATTATCTGCATTTCAAGTGCCATCAGAGAATGAGGGATTATTTGGCCATATTCAGAATGTAGTGATTGAG GAAAAATCAAGCGATCAACCTCAAGAGAAGCTGCTTCTGTGTGAATCAGACATGGCTAAACCACATCCTGTAGGCTCTGAGGAACttgaccaaccaagtccaagctttGTTCTAGAGACTCCATCTGAAGATGGCACTTATAGCTCAGGATGCTTTGAAAGATTAAGCGCAGATCTTAAAG AGCTTCGCGTGCAACTACAGTGTCTAAAGCTGGAGTCAGTAGCTACATCTGCAGAGAGTGATGAAGATTGTGCAGGAGACAATCATGTGCTTCTGCCTTCGATGGAGGTACACCGAGAATTCAGCGATGTTGATGACAGAGACTTCACCTACCTACTTGATGTTCTTATAGAGTCAGGTGTCCGTGGCACTGATGACAACAGGTTCTCAGATGCATTCTATTCGCGCGGTCATCCTGTCAACCAAAGCGTGTTTGATAAGCTCGAGAAGAAGTACGATGGGGTTGCATCATGGCCAAGATCAGAAAGGAAACTGTTGTTTGATCTTATAAATTGCACTCTAGCAGGTCTGATCACCCCATATATGGATGTGCACTTGTGGATGACATCGTTGACGTCGAAGATATGTGTGCCAGCATGGGATCGTGAAGGTCTTGTCGAAGCTGTGTGGCAAATGGTGGTGAAGCAAAGGAAAGAGCTACATTGCAATCAGGAAAACATGTTGCTGGAATCAGGATGGTTTGGATTGGAATATGGTATCGATTTGGTTGGGATGGAGATGGAGGGGATGTTGAATGCTGACCTATTGGAGGAGCTCATTTGTGAATTTGTCTTAGTATAG
- the LOC135584409 gene encoding ankyrin repeat-containing protein At5g02620-like isoform X2, with protein MDSPGGQQSIRRKKMTKQLTGKRDDTPLHSAARAGNLVVAKEILSGTNDGELKDLLCKQNQVGETALFVAAEYGYVDVVHEMMKHYDVAMAEIRAKNGYDALHIAAKQGDVDVVKELLKALPELSLTVDLSNTTALNTAATQGHIDVVNLLLETDKSLALIARSNGKTALHSAARNGHLEVVKALLRKESAIATRTDKKGQTALHMAVKATSLELVVELLESEPSLLNLVDTKGNTALHIAARKGRAQVKCSVILACTSFNASLQIVKRLLEIKDLEIKAINKSGETALDTAEKMGHMEVASVLLEHGVPSARTMKPPPANPARELKQTVSDIKHEVHSQLEHTRQTRRRVQGIAKRLNKLHQEGLNNAINSNTVVAVLIASVAFAAIFTVPGEYVESDNLAPGLTLGEANVAHQTPFMIFFVFDSVALFISLAVVVVQTSVVVIESKAKKQMMAIINKLMWIACVLISVAFLALCFIVVGRTQKWLAIGVTVIGTVILATTLGTMLYWVIAHRIEAKKMREIRRATLGRSRSWSVSGMSDSEWVNKEYKKMYAI; from the exons ATGGACTCGCCGGGCGGGCAGCAGAGCATCCGCAGGAAGAAGATGACGAAACAACTGACCGGGAAACGGGACGACACGCCGCTGCATTCCGCGGCCAGAGCAGGGAATTTAGTGGTGGCGAAGGAGATTCTCTCGGGAACGAATGACGGAGAACTGAAGGATCTGTTGTGCAAGCAGAACCAGGTGGGAGAGACCGCTTTGTTCGTGGCTGCCGAGTATGGCTACGTCGATGTGGTGCACGAGATGATGAAGCATTACGACGTTGCGATGGCGGAGATAAGGGCCAAGAATGGGTACGACGCTTTGCACATCGCCGCCAAGCAAGGGGATGTAG ATGTGGTGAAGGAGCTGCTCAAAGCTCTTCCGGAGCTCTCGCTGACGGTGGACTTGTCCAACACCACCGCGCTAAATACGGCGGCAACACAGGGCCACATCGATGTGGTGAACCTCCTGCTCGAAACTGATAAGAGCCTCGCACTGATCGCCAGGAGCAACGGCAAGACTGCGCTGCATTCCGCCGCAAGAAATGGGCACTTGGAAGTCGTCAAGGCTCTTCTAAGAAAGGAATCCGCGATTGCCACCAGAACTGACAAGAAAGGCCAGACTGCACTTCACATGGCAGTGAAGGCAACAAGCCTGGAGTTGGTGGTGGAGCTTCTTGAGTCCGAGCCCTCTTTGCTTAACCTGGTGGACACGAAGGGCAACACAGCACTGCATATAGCAGCAAGGAAAGGCCGCGCTCAGGTGAAGTGCTCTGTGATCCTGGCTTGCACATCCTT CAATGCGTCGTTGCAGATCGTCAAGAGATTACTTGAGATAAAGGACCTTGAGATCAAAGCTATCAACAAGTCAGGGGAGACAGCCCTCGACACTGCGGAGAAGATGGGGCACATGGAGGTTGCCAGCGTCCTCCTGGAGCACGGTGTGCCGAGCGCAAGGACCATGAAGCCCCCTCCTGCGAACCCGGCGCGGGAGCTAAAGCAGACGGTGAGCGACATCAAGCACGAGGTTCACTCGCAGCTGGAGCACACACGCCAGACGCGGAGGCGCGTGCAGGGGATCGCGAAGAGGCTCAACAAGCTCCACCAGGAGGGCCTCAACAACGCCATCAACTCCAACACCGTCGTCGCCGTCCTCATCGCGAGCGTCGCATTTGCCGCCATCTTCACGGTTCCCGGGGAATACGTAGAGTCCGACAACTTAGCTCCCGGGCTGACGCTAGGAGAAGCCAATGTGGCGCATCAAACGCCGTTCATGATTTTCTTCGTCTTCGACTCGGTGGCTCTTTTCATATCCTTGGCCGTCGTGGTGGTGCAGACGTCCGTGGTGGTCATCGAGAGCAAGGCCAAGAAGCAGATGATGGCCATCATCAACAAGTTGATGTGGATAGCCTGCGTGCTCATCAGCGTCGCCTTCCTCGCCCTCTGCTTCATCGTCGTGGGGCGTACACAGAAGTGGCTGGCGATCGGGGTGACGGTCATAGGGACGGTGATACTGGCGACGACGCTGGGCACCATGCTCTACTGGGTGATTGCCCATCGAATCGAAGCCAAAAAGATGAGGGAAATCCGGCGGGCAACGCTCGGTCGATCGCGGTCGTGGTCCGTCTCTGGGATGTCAGACAGCGAGTGGGTCAACAAGGAGTACAAGAAGATGTACGCCATCTGA
- the LOC135584409 gene encoding ankyrin repeat-containing protein At5g02620-like isoform X1, which yields MDSPGGQQSIRRKKMTKQLTGKRDDTPLHSAARAGNLVVAKEILSGTNDGELKDLLCKQNQVGETALFVAAEYGYVDVVHEMMKHYDVAMAEIRAKNGYDALHIAAKQGDVGTANVIISSYCACHFLLDLIQLLNRPDVVKELLKALPELSLTVDLSNTTALNTAATQGHIDVVNLLLETDKSLALIARSNGKTALHSAARNGHLEVVKALLRKESAIATRTDKKGQTALHMAVKATSLELVVELLESEPSLLNLVDTKGNTALHIAARKGRAQIVKRLLEIKDLEIKAINKSGETALDTAEKMGHMEVASVLLEHGVPSARTMKPPPANPARELKQTVSDIKHEVHSQLEHTRQTRRRVQGIAKRLNKLHQEGLNNAINSNTVVAVLIASVAFAAIFTVPGEYVESDNLAPGLTLGEANVAHQTPFMIFFVFDSVALFISLAVVVVQTSVVVIESKAKKQMMAIINKLMWIACVLISVAFLALCFIVVGRTQKWLAIGVTVIGTVILATTLGTMLYWVIAHRIEAKKMREIRRATLGRSRSWSVSGMSDSEWVNKEYKKMYAI from the exons ATGGACTCGCCGGGCGGGCAGCAGAGCATCCGCAGGAAGAAGATGACGAAACAACTGACCGGGAAACGGGACGACACGCCGCTGCATTCCGCGGCCAGAGCAGGGAATTTAGTGGTGGCGAAGGAGATTCTCTCGGGAACGAATGACGGAGAACTGAAGGATCTGTTGTGCAAGCAGAACCAGGTGGGAGAGACCGCTTTGTTCGTGGCTGCCGAGTATGGCTACGTCGATGTGGTGCACGAGATGATGAAGCATTACGACGTTGCGATGGCGGAGATAAGGGCCAAGAATGGGTACGACGCTTTGCACATCGCCGCCAAGCAAGGGGATGTAGGTACAGCAAATGTCATCATCTCTAGCTATTGCGCCTGTCATTTTTTGCTCGATCTCATTCAACTCCTGAATCGGCCAGATGTGGTGAAGGAGCTGCTCAAAGCTCTTCCGGAGCTCTCGCTGACGGTGGACTTGTCCAACACCACCGCGCTAAATACGGCGGCAACACAGGGCCACATCGATGTGGTGAACCTCCTGCTCGAAACTGATAAGAGCCTCGCACTGATCGCCAGGAGCAACGGCAAGACTGCGCTGCATTCCGCCGCAAGAAATGGGCACTTGGAAGTCGTCAAGGCTCTTCTAAGAAAGGAATCCGCGATTGCCACCAGAACTGACAAGAAAGGCCAGACTGCACTTCACATGGCAGTGAAGGCAACAAGCCTGGAGTTGGTGGTGGAGCTTCTTGAGTCCGAGCCCTCTTTGCTTAACCTGGTGGACACGAAGGGCAACACAGCACTGCATATAGCAGCAAGGAAAGGCCGCGCTCAG ATCGTCAAGAGATTACTTGAGATAAAGGACCTTGAGATCAAAGCTATCAACAAGTCAGGGGAGACAGCCCTCGACACTGCGGAGAAGATGGGGCACATGGAGGTTGCCAGCGTCCTCCTGGAGCACGGTGTGCCGAGCGCAAGGACCATGAAGCCCCCTCCTGCGAACCCGGCGCGGGAGCTAAAGCAGACGGTGAGCGACATCAAGCACGAGGTTCACTCGCAGCTGGAGCACACACGCCAGACGCGGAGGCGCGTGCAGGGGATCGCGAAGAGGCTCAACAAGCTCCACCAGGAGGGCCTCAACAACGCCATCAACTCCAACACCGTCGTCGCCGTCCTCATCGCGAGCGTCGCATTTGCCGCCATCTTCACGGTTCCCGGGGAATACGTAGAGTCCGACAACTTAGCTCCCGGGCTGACGCTAGGAGAAGCCAATGTGGCGCATCAAACGCCGTTCATGATTTTCTTCGTCTTCGACTCGGTGGCTCTTTTCATATCCTTGGCCGTCGTGGTGGTGCAGACGTCCGTGGTGGTCATCGAGAGCAAGGCCAAGAAGCAGATGATGGCCATCATCAACAAGTTGATGTGGATAGCCTGCGTGCTCATCAGCGTCGCCTTCCTCGCCCTCTGCTTCATCGTCGTGGGGCGTACACAGAAGTGGCTGGCGATCGGGGTGACGGTCATAGGGACGGTGATACTGGCGACGACGCTGGGCACCATGCTCTACTGGGTGATTGCCCATCGAATCGAAGCCAAAAAGATGAGGGAAATCCGGCGGGCAACGCTCGGTCGATCGCGGTCGTGGTCCGTCTCTGGGATGTCAGACAGCGAGTGGGTCAACAAGGAGTACAAGAAGATGTACGCCATCTGA
- the LOC135584409 gene encoding ankyrin repeat-containing protein At5g02620-like isoform X3 yields MDSPGGQQSIRRKKMTKQLTGKRDDTPLHSAARAGNLVVAKEILSGTNDGELKDLLCKQNQVGETALFVAAEYGYVDVVHEMMKHYDVAMAEIRAKNGYDALHIAAKQGDVDVVKELLKALPELSLTVDLSNTTALNTAATQGHIDVVNLLLETDKSLALIARSNGKTALHSAARNGHLEVVKALLRKESAIATRTDKKGQTALHMAVKATSLELVVELLESEPSLLNLVDTKGNTALHIAARKGRAQIVKRLLEIKDLEIKAINKSGETALDTAEKMGHMEVASVLLEHGVPSARTMKPPPANPARELKQTVSDIKHEVHSQLEHTRQTRRRVQGIAKRLNKLHQEGLNNAINSNTVVAVLIASVAFAAIFTVPGEYVESDNLAPGLTLGEANVAHQTPFMIFFVFDSVALFISLAVVVVQTSVVVIESKAKKQMMAIINKLMWIACVLISVAFLALCFIVVGRTQKWLAIGVTVIGTVILATTLGTMLYWVIAHRIEAKKMREIRRATLGRSRSWSVSGMSDSEWVNKEYKKMYAI; encoded by the exons ATGGACTCGCCGGGCGGGCAGCAGAGCATCCGCAGGAAGAAGATGACGAAACAACTGACCGGGAAACGGGACGACACGCCGCTGCATTCCGCGGCCAGAGCAGGGAATTTAGTGGTGGCGAAGGAGATTCTCTCGGGAACGAATGACGGAGAACTGAAGGATCTGTTGTGCAAGCAGAACCAGGTGGGAGAGACCGCTTTGTTCGTGGCTGCCGAGTATGGCTACGTCGATGTGGTGCACGAGATGATGAAGCATTACGACGTTGCGATGGCGGAGATAAGGGCCAAGAATGGGTACGACGCTTTGCACATCGCCGCCAAGCAAGGGGATGTAG ATGTGGTGAAGGAGCTGCTCAAAGCTCTTCCGGAGCTCTCGCTGACGGTGGACTTGTCCAACACCACCGCGCTAAATACGGCGGCAACACAGGGCCACATCGATGTGGTGAACCTCCTGCTCGAAACTGATAAGAGCCTCGCACTGATCGCCAGGAGCAACGGCAAGACTGCGCTGCATTCCGCCGCAAGAAATGGGCACTTGGAAGTCGTCAAGGCTCTTCTAAGAAAGGAATCCGCGATTGCCACCAGAACTGACAAGAAAGGCCAGACTGCACTTCACATGGCAGTGAAGGCAACAAGCCTGGAGTTGGTGGTGGAGCTTCTTGAGTCCGAGCCCTCTTTGCTTAACCTGGTGGACACGAAGGGCAACACAGCACTGCATATAGCAGCAAGGAAAGGCCGCGCTCAG ATCGTCAAGAGATTACTTGAGATAAAGGACCTTGAGATCAAAGCTATCAACAAGTCAGGGGAGACAGCCCTCGACACTGCGGAGAAGATGGGGCACATGGAGGTTGCCAGCGTCCTCCTGGAGCACGGTGTGCCGAGCGCAAGGACCATGAAGCCCCCTCCTGCGAACCCGGCGCGGGAGCTAAAGCAGACGGTGAGCGACATCAAGCACGAGGTTCACTCGCAGCTGGAGCACACACGCCAGACGCGGAGGCGCGTGCAGGGGATCGCGAAGAGGCTCAACAAGCTCCACCAGGAGGGCCTCAACAACGCCATCAACTCCAACACCGTCGTCGCCGTCCTCATCGCGAGCGTCGCATTTGCCGCCATCTTCACGGTTCCCGGGGAATACGTAGAGTCCGACAACTTAGCTCCCGGGCTGACGCTAGGAGAAGCCAATGTGGCGCATCAAACGCCGTTCATGATTTTCTTCGTCTTCGACTCGGTGGCTCTTTTCATATCCTTGGCCGTCGTGGTGGTGCAGACGTCCGTGGTGGTCATCGAGAGCAAGGCCAAGAAGCAGATGATGGCCATCATCAACAAGTTGATGTGGATAGCCTGCGTGCTCATCAGCGTCGCCTTCCTCGCCCTCTGCTTCATCGTCGTGGGGCGTACACAGAAGTGGCTGGCGATCGGGGTGACGGTCATAGGGACGGTGATACTGGCGACGACGCTGGGCACCATGCTCTACTGGGTGATTGCCCATCGAATCGAAGCCAAAAAGATGAGGGAAATCCGGCGGGCAACGCTCGGTCGATCGCGGTCGTGGTCCGTCTCTGGGATGTCAGACAGCGAGTGGGTCAACAAGGAGTACAAGAAGATGTACGCCATCTGA